From the genome of Candidatus Poribacteria bacterium, one region includes:
- a CDS encoding alpha-glucuronidase family glycosyl hydrolase yields MEYQVFITVLAVVALILTSELSNAMAAEPEGLVGRWNFDDGTGTDTSGNGNHAVLGGTKIYSLGEGHACIETMPKAEPMRIPVPENSPLAMSRGTICFWLNTISDRANILRYNNDAVELNTYRGCFQVRFQGEKDFQYWEGILDYDWPKYDMREWAFYPHVKASIGDSEWHLFAVAYDDKAKQIVGWRDGEQIATIDLSTADMEPLRREGLTEIHTDERFVGYLDDLRIYNKPLTDAEVKQIYDATKDIYAGRRDTNLVKRRQNTYKYQEIDRTLYKAWLQFKPPTKQYDKNLFKNIVAEGTNSTVQTASSELAQAIESMFGFKPSVSETATVTGPKVILGTAETSSWIRDRAEDLQLDRIERDGFVIKTLKEGTDVAIIVAGKIPAGVVFGTFDLIRRIQIGQDPLELDALENPQVPIRMVAHWSYFRGLFGDRWRGGGRDNSIFSWEELRTGDTKLIRDWVRMLASCGWNALCPSEINWHYRNNFLEHLDEVEKLGDICRDYGIKLYWSPNYLLALDPKTADALYSRVPDFGGYMMKLGSEKQNGDPRPPMVNRIADTLKPYDGKVLVRAFVYGNLRYTPEPYRNLIPYDLFAHEDGNFRDNVIIVPKGSPLDWDLAAPIPALDGAIQKNLYGSELVIDKSWPVSWVKKWKWWFEQDTYRNGPGSLNKFNVDCIMGVSMISPAPAWTKSPLNAVNYYGLGRLTWNPDLTVDEIYTEWIQQTFGDDPEVLRTIKTILMMLEEVTRKTYNYRGYRGIWLDSSDPGMAQVKTPYIVNREGAGTITPALRERVLAQYAPGLREIYGDQLRGEVHLTAFHFTEHDQRLSIGRTLIQDIYANIEEGVEMAEQAAELWKTLEGKVDPHRYEYTLKMLVDYAASERSRTLKKWVTNFEAHTGRTRLDTLAGLTAEALAEVGTYNVRHFGAVADGKSNDADSINRAIAACNTADGGTVFVPSGVYATGIIHLKNNVTLALDAGATLKALPDADAVLLIGENLENVNIYGPGTLNGIGNNAITLRHCKNVKIRNLNVHNGGNAAIFATDCDGVMVDNINIRTNQDGLNLSECRNVTVSDCRIDTGQREYGRPIGGGTAIKFDGQVSSSDNITVQNCFLANGGGAVASNTETESNSGNANFKNVRVHHISPIAHTQ; encoded by the coding sequence ATGGAATATCAAGTATTCATTACTGTTTTGGCAGTCGTTGCACTGATATTGACCAGTGAACTCAGTAATGCGATGGCAGCTGAACCCGAAGGGCTGGTGGGTCGTTGGAATTTTGACGACGGAACAGGCACCGACACCTCTGGAAACGGGAACCACGCCGTGCTTGGTGGAACAAAGATTTATTCACTCGGTGAAGGACATGCTTGTATTGAAACGATGCCTAAGGCAGAACCGATGCGAATTCCGGTGCCTGAAAACTCTCCGCTTGCGATGTCGCGTGGGACAATCTGTTTTTGGCTAAATACGATATCGGATAGGGCCAATATTCTCAGGTATAACAACGATGCTGTCGAACTTAACACCTATCGTGGCTGTTTTCAGGTGCGTTTCCAAGGTGAGAAGGATTTTCAATATTGGGAAGGGATCCTTGACTACGACTGGCCCAAATACGACATGCGAGAATGGGCGTTTTATCCACATGTGAAAGCCTCCATCGGCGATTCCGAATGGCATCTGTTCGCGGTTGCTTATGACGACAAAGCCAAGCAAATCGTAGGGTGGCGTGATGGGGAACAGATTGCAACAATCGATTTATCAACGGCGGACATGGAACCACTCCGCCGAGAGGGTTTAACGGAGATTCACACCGATGAACGCTTTGTCGGCTATCTCGATGATCTCCGTATCTATAACAAGCCGCTGACCGACGCTGAAGTTAAGCAGATTTACGACGCGACCAAGGACATCTATGCAGGAAGACGGGATACGAATCTGGTTAAAAGAAGGCAGAATACTTACAAATACCAAGAAATAGACAGGACGCTCTACAAGGCGTGGCTACAGTTCAAGCCCCCTACGAAACAATACGATAAGAACTTGTTCAAAAACATCGTGGCTGAAGGCACAAATTCAACTGTTCAAACAGCAAGTTCTGAATTGGCGCAAGCAATAGAGTCTATGTTCGGTTTCAAGCCTTCTGTTTCGGAGACTGCCACTGTCACTGGACCAAAGGTTATTCTCGGAACAGCCGAAACTTCCAGCTGGATCCGCGATCGTGCTGAAGACCTACAACTAGATCGAATTGAGAGAGATGGGTTCGTTATCAAGACCTTGAAAGAGGGCACAGATGTTGCAATTATCGTTGCGGGGAAAATCCCAGCAGGGGTTGTTTTTGGCACCTTCGATCTGATCCGTCGCATTCAAATCGGGCAGGATCCGCTTGAACTTGATGCGTTAGAGAATCCACAGGTACCTATCCGTATGGTGGCACATTGGTCTTACTTCCGTGGACTTTTCGGAGACAGATGGCGCGGTGGTGGCAGAGATAACTCAATTTTCAGTTGGGAAGAACTGCGCACCGGCGACACCAAACTTATTCGAGACTGGGTGCGTATGCTGGCATCGTGCGGTTGGAACGCACTCTGTCCGAGTGAAATTAACTGGCATTATCGAAACAATTTTCTGGAACATCTTGACGAAGTAGAGAAACTTGGCGACATCTGCCGAGACTACGGCATCAAACTCTATTGGAGTCCGAATTACCTCCTTGCACTCGACCCAAAAACCGCCGATGCACTCTACAGCAGAGTCCCTGACTTCGGTGGATACATGATGAAACTTGGTTCGGAGAAACAGAACGGTGATCCACGCCCGCCAATGGTGAACCGCATTGCGGACACACTGAAACCGTACGATGGAAAGGTGCTTGTGCGTGCGTTCGTTTATGGTAATCTTCGATACACCCCAGAGCCATACCGCAACTTGATTCCGTACGACCTATTCGCACACGAGGACGGAAACTTTCGAGATAACGTCATTATAGTTCCTAAGGGTAGCCCTCTGGACTGGGACCTCGCGGCACCCATTCCCGCCCTTGATGGTGCAATTCAGAAAAACTTATATGGAAGTGAACTTGTCATTGACAAAAGCTGGCCGGTCTCTTGGGTCAAGAAGTGGAAGTGGTGGTTTGAACAGGATACCTATCGCAACGGACCAGGAAGCCTGAATAAATTCAATGTTGATTGTATCATGGGTGTGTCTATGATCTCACCTGCACCCGCATGGACAAAATCTCCATTGAACGCCGTCAACTATTATGGGTTGGGACGACTCACTTGGAATCCAGACTTAACAGTGGATGAAATCTACACAGAATGGATTCAACAGACATTCGGCGATGATCCAGAGGTCCTTAGAACGATCAAGACCATTCTGATGATGCTTGAGGAAGTGACGCGTAAGACCTACAACTATCGTGGTTACCGCGGTATATGGCTTGATTCCTCCGACCCCGGCATGGCACAAGTCAAGACCCCCTATATAGTTAATAGGGAAGGGGCAGGCACTATAACACCGGCGTTGCGTGAGCGTGTGTTAGCGCAATACGCGCCAGGGCTTCGTGAGATATATGGAGACCAGTTACGCGGAGAAGTACACCTCACTGCCTTCCACTTCACAGAACACGATCAGCGACTCTCTATTGGCAGAACCCTCATACAGGACATCTATGCCAACATCGAAGAAGGCGTTGAGATGGCTGAACAGGCAGCCGAGTTGTGGAAAACGCTTGAAGGCAAGGTAGATCCGCACAGATACGAATACACGTTGAAAATGCTGGTGGACTATGCCGCATCCGAACGCAGCCGCACCCTTAAGAAATGGGTGACAAATTTTGAGGCACATACAGGTAGGACACGCCTGGACACGCTTGCTGGATTGACTGCTGAGGCACTCGCTGAGGTTGGTACATACAATGTGCGGCATTTCGGTGCCGTAGCCGATGGCAAATCGAACGATGCGGATTCAATTAACCGAGCCATTGCTGCCTGCAACACTGCTGACGGTGGCACGGTATTTGTCCCGTCTGGGGTCTATGCCACTGGCATTATCCATCTGAAAAACAATGTCACGCTCGCACTTGATGCAGGGGCTACACTCAAAGCTTTGCCTGATGCGGATGCCGTTCTGCTTATCGGAGAAAACTTAGAAAACGTGAACATCTACGGTCCCGGCACTCTCAACGGAATAGGCAACAATGCTATTACGCTACGACACTGCAAAAACGTAAAGATCCGAAACTTGAACGTCCATAATGGAGGCAATGCTGCCATCTTTGCGACGGATTGCGATGGAGTGATGGTAGACAACATCAACATCCGAACAAATCAGGATGGACTCAACCTCTCTGAATGCCGTAACGTGACAGTTAGCGACTGTCGCATTGACACAGGGCAACGCGAGTACGGGCGACCTATCGGCGGTGGTACCGCAATAAAATTTGATGGACAAGTATCTTCGTCCGATAACATCACTGTTCAAAATTGTTTCCTTGCCAACGGTGGGGGTGCGGTTGCAAGCAACACAGAAACCGAGAGTAACTCAGGCAACGCCAATTTTAAAAATGTCCGAGTGCACCATATTTCACCTATAGCGCACACACAGTAA
- a CDS encoding CotH kinase family protein — MYFKKKIILTFLGSIILAIATGCITDTTKQPNQPSKISNLKRTDTDRKLERTKAFTSNLPIIIIDTSGNWIRDEPKIEAQMKIIYDESSGRNTLNSQHIDFEGKIGIELRGKTSLGFPKNQYGVEIQDDEGNDKDASLLQLPAESDWVLNGPYSDKTLMRNHLAYEFSNRIGRYASRTKFVELFLNESGDTITENKHYVGVYLLIEKIKRGKDRVDIKPLKPADITGGYILKIDKTDRYETYFFTRTGTRLFHVYPKGHEMSFDQKAWIQNYMGEFEAALAGKDFKDPERGYAKYIDIDAFIDHFIINELFRNIDGFRNSTYMYKERDGKLTMGPVWDFNLSMGNSSFNQGWKTDGWLIYTNHVPFWWDRLLQDANFRQKLVKRWQTLRRDVLATSKLLDEINRTAEYLSEAQKRNFQRWPVLGRRAFGNPTRGLPTYQQEVQQMKKWLQDRLKWMDEHIASPRSSIFSTGRLRRFR; from the coding sequence ATGTACTTCAAGAAGAAAATTATATTGACGTTTCTGGGTAGTATCATTTTAGCCATAGCAACAGGCTGCATCACTGATACTACCAAACAACCTAATCAACCTTCAAAAATATCGAACTTGAAGCGTACCGATACAGACCGGAAACTGGAGCGCACTAAGGCGTTTACATCAAATCTACCGATCATTATTATTGATACATCTGGAAACTGGATTCGCGACGAACCGAAAATCGAGGCACAAATGAAGATTATTTACGATGAATCCAGCGGTAGAAACACCCTAAATAGTCAGCATATTGATTTCGAGGGGAAAATCGGCATAGAATTGAGAGGAAAAACTTCGCTCGGATTCCCGAAAAATCAGTACGGCGTAGAAATTCAGGACGATGAAGGCAACGACAAAGATGCATCGTTATTGCAACTGCCAGCCGAGTCGGATTGGGTTTTAAACGGACCCTATTCGGATAAAACCCTCATGCGAAATCATTTGGCGTACGAGTTCAGCAATCGCATCGGCAGATACGCAAGCAGAACAAAGTTCGTTGAATTGTTTCTCAATGAGAGCGGTGACACAATAACCGAAAACAAACATTACGTTGGGGTCTATCTACTCATAGAAAAGATTAAGCGCGGAAAAGATCGTGTTGATATTAAACCGCTGAAACCCGCGGACATCACCGGCGGTTATATCCTAAAAATCGATAAAACTGACAGGTATGAAACTTATTTCTTTACCCGTACCGGCACACGGTTGTTTCATGTATATCCGAAAGGACACGAGATGTCCTTCGACCAAAAAGCGTGGATTCAGAACTATATGGGCGAATTTGAAGCGGCATTAGCCGGAAAGGACTTTAAGGACCCAGAACGCGGATATGCTAAGTACATTGATATAGATGCTTTTATCGACCATTTCATCATCAATGAACTTTTCAGGAACATAGACGGATTTCGGAACAGCACATATATGTACAAAGAAAGAGACGGTAAACTGACAATGGGACCCGTCTGGGATTTCAACTTATCAATGGGCAATTCAAGTTTCAATCAGGGATGGAAAACGGATGGCTGGCTGATTTATACAAACCATGTCCCCTTTTGGTGGGATCGACTCCTACAAGACGCAAATTTCAGGCAAAAACTCGTCAAGCGATGGCAGACGCTTCGGAGAGATGTACTCGCCACTTCTAAACTCCTTGATGAGATTAATCGAACTGCCGAGTATCTATCCGAAGCACAGAAACGGAATTTCCAGAGATGGCCCGTGCTGGGTCGCCGTGCCTTCGGTAATCCTACACGGGGTCTACCTACATATCAACAGGAGGTCCAACAGATGAAAAAATGGTTACAGGATCGGTTGAAATGGATGGATGAGCATATCGCATCACCACGTTCATCTATTTTTAGCACCGGGAGACTAAGACGTTTCCGATAA
- a CDS encoding MoxR family ATPase, with amino-acid sequence MTTTPNTDTMHADDVAAIDELRNVYDQLKQTLAKIIVGQEQVIEHLAICLFSQGHALLMGVPGLAKTLLVSRFAETMALQFSRIQFTPDLMPMDITGTDILQEVPGGRREFEFVKGPLFANLILADEINRAPSKTQAAMLEAMQEYKITVIGRTYQLTPPFFVLATQNPIEQEGTYPLPEAQLDRFMFRIEVDYPQRAEEIEIARTTTGVALPTLEHVLTGERVLAFQDLVRRVPVAEHIYEFAVDLVRSTRPKSEASPDWLKPLVAWGAGPRAVQYLILGAKARAALSGSYMARLEDVVAVADPVLTHRVITSFAAESENITSQDIVNRLVEELS; translated from the coding sequence ATGACAACGACACCAAACACTGACACAATGCATGCCGACGATGTTGCAGCAATTGACGAACTGCGTAACGTCTACGACCAACTAAAGCAAACACTTGCTAAGATCATCGTCGGTCAGGAGCAAGTTATCGAACACTTAGCGATCTGTCTGTTTTCTCAAGGACATGCACTCTTGATGGGCGTTCCCGGTTTGGCGAAAACGTTGTTAGTGAGCAGGTTCGCTGAGACGATGGCATTGCAGTTCAGTCGAATCCAGTTCACACCCGATCTAATGCCGATGGACATCACCGGAACCGACATCCTTCAGGAGGTACCTGGCGGTAGGCGGGAGTTCGAGTTCGTAAAGGGCCCCTTGTTTGCCAATCTCATTCTGGCGGACGAGATTAACCGTGCCCCCTCAAAAACACAAGCCGCGATGCTTGAGGCGATGCAGGAATACAAAATCACGGTCATCGGCAGAACATACCAACTGACACCGCCGTTCTTCGTATTGGCGACCCAGAACCCCATAGAGCAGGAAGGGACATATCCGTTGCCGGAGGCGCAACTGGATCGTTTCATGTTCAGGATTGAAGTAGACTACCCACAACGCGCTGAGGAGATAGAGATTGCCCGTACCACAACCGGTGTGGCACTGCCAACACTTGAACACGTCCTGACAGGTGAACGGGTACTTGCCTTTCAAGACCTTGTGCGACGTGTGCCCGTAGCAGAGCATATCTACGAATTCGCTGTTGATTTAGTACGTAGCACCCGCCCAAAAAGTGAGGCATCACCTGACTGGCTGAAGCCGCTTGTTGCTTGGGGTGCCGGTCCACGGGCAGTTCAATACTTGATCTTAGGGGCGAAGGCACGCGCAGCACTTAGCGGCAGCTACATGGCGCGACTTGAGGATGTCGTCGCAGTGGCGGATCCTGTGCTGACGCACCGCGTTATCACATCGTTCGCGGCAGAATCCGAGAACATCACCAGCCAAGACATCGTCAACCGTCTCGTTGAAGAACTTTCATAA
- a CDS encoding DUF58 domain-containing protein gives MALQLKRDYLNQKVLERLSTLQLHARLPMVGNVSGKHRSPIRGSSLEFAEYRKYVPGDDTRRLDWRAYARNDRYYIKEFEADTNLRMCLIVDTSGSMDFEYNENPAGTGGEPGLSKLDYARRVAGTLAYIAALQGDAVGLYCAGEAFHIEIPPKRSATHLSVVLDELGTMEASGETGLADILHETAERIPQRALIVVISDLFMEPETVRNCFEHLRFRKHDVAVFHLMEQNELDFEFDRPMRFADMEGGEPILADPTVIGAQYRRAMEMYLESMDEVIRDTEVDYHRICIHENYGDVLARFLLGRTPKRQK, from the coding sequence ATGGCACTGCAACTCAAACGGGATTACCTTAACCAGAAGGTCTTGGAACGTCTCTCCACGCTTCAATTGCACGCCCGACTCCCCATGGTAGGAAATGTATCCGGTAAACATCGGAGCCCTATTCGCGGTTCCAGTCTTGAGTTTGCCGAGTACCGTAAGTACGTTCCAGGCGATGACACACGCCGACTCGATTGGCGTGCCTATGCCCGCAATGATCGCTACTACATCAAGGAGTTTGAAGCCGATACGAACCTACGGATGTGCTTAATTGTTGATACCAGCGGTTCAATGGATTTTGAATACAACGAAAACCCCGCAGGAACCGGCGGGGAACCCGGTTTGAGTAAACTTGACTACGCACGTCGGGTGGCAGGCACCTTAGCCTATATAGCCGCCCTACAAGGTGATGCCGTTGGACTCTACTGTGCAGGTGAAGCATTTCACATAGAAATTCCACCAAAGCGGAGTGCTACCCATCTTAGCGTTGTCCTTGATGAATTAGGAACAATGGAGGCGTCAGGCGAAACCGGGTTGGCTGACATTCTCCACGAAACCGCTGAACGTATCCCACAGAGAGCACTCATCGTCGTCATTTCAGATCTATTCATGGAACCTGAAACGGTGCGGAATTGTTTTGAACACCTGCGGTTCCGTAAACACGATGTCGCTGTATTTCATCTCATGGAGCAGAACGAACTCGATTTTGAGTTCGATCGCCCAATGCGATTCGCTGATATGGAAGGTGGAGAACCTATACTTGCAGATCCGACTGTCATCGGTGCGCAGTACCGACGCGCAATGGAAATGTACCTCGAAAGTATGGACGAGGTGATTCGCGACACCGAGGTTGACTATCACCGTATCTGTATACACGAAAACTATGGGGATGTATTGGCACGATTCTTATTGGGACGGACACCCAAAAGACAGAAGTGA
- a CDS encoding BatA domain-containing protein, with translation MSFLQPLALIALPLMALPIIIHLINQQRHRTIPWAAMMFLMSAKRMSRGMARLRHLLILLMRVLAIGALIFAISRPLSGGWLGSVGLSKPDATLILLDRSASMEMQDLQAGESKRSTALKRLAQLLEQGDYGTHLLLIDSASTQMQEVDSPKALLNLPMTGASATSANIPSMLETALAYLKANESGRAEIWICSDLNENDWDIHSGRWNAIREAFAQLDGVHHFLLAYTDPPSGNLSVRVENVQRWKRGNDAELILDVMVRTGGDSSGTRRVPIEFEVNNVQSVVEMELDTLGASLQGHRIPIDAKLSSGWGSVSLPGDANPLDNRFFFVFSEPPVRKAVVVSDDKRIGEAFRRALAVPLDARLQHNADVIPVNRVAEIDWENTGLLIWQGPLPSGLVAEQIAHFVNSGRVVMFFPPAQNAGEQLFDSHWSDWQSSDGGQVSKVAWWRGDADLLAHVESGDALPLNGLRTYRYRTLEGTGTPLARFGNDAPLLTRVSTDHGAIYFCSTLPTAQFSSLERDGIVFYVMLQRALTEGCLALAAAAQRDAGVGVLADRDQWKSVASAENTVSLSQRELHAGVYREDEYWVAVNRSQTEDSAKASPVETVDALFDGLSYRRIDVDVGDTSALASELWRIFLIAMALALILEAVLSLPSRKTETTPLIDLTVAEGSTE, from the coding sequence ATGAGTTTTTTACAACCGTTAGCATTAATCGCGCTTCCGTTGATGGCACTGCCGATCATTATCCATTTAATCAATCAGCAGCGGCACCGGACGATCCCTTGGGCAGCGATGATGTTCCTCATGAGTGCAAAGCGTATGAGCAGAGGTATGGCGCGCCTCCGGCATCTTCTGATCCTACTGATGCGCGTCCTTGCCATCGGGGCTTTGATTTTCGCCATTAGCCGACCACTCTCCGGCGGATGGTTAGGAAGCGTCGGATTGAGTAAGCCTGATGCCACACTGATTCTCCTCGATCGCTCCGCCAGTATGGAAATGCAAGACCTACAAGCGGGTGAGTCAAAGAGATCCACGGCACTGAAAAGACTTGCACAATTGCTGGAGCAAGGTGATTACGGAACACATCTACTTCTGATTGATAGTGCCAGCACTCAGATGCAGGAAGTGGATTCACCGAAGGCTCTATTGAATCTACCTATGACCGGCGCGAGTGCCACCAGTGCGAATATCCCAAGTATGCTTGAAACGGCGTTAGCCTATCTCAAGGCAAACGAGTCCGGCCGCGCCGAAATATGGATCTGTTCGGACCTGAACGAGAACGATTGGGATATTCACAGCGGTCGGTGGAACGCGATACGCGAGGCGTTTGCCCAATTAGACGGTGTGCATCACTTCCTACTGGCATACACCGATCCACCTTCTGGAAACTTGTCGGTAAGAGTGGAAAACGTCCAACGGTGGAAACGTGGCAATGATGCAGAACTCATTCTTGATGTGATGGTGCGTACGGGCGGTGACAGCAGTGGCACGCGACGCGTACCGATTGAGTTTGAAGTCAATAACGTACAGTCTGTGGTTGAAATGGAACTTGACACACTCGGCGCCTCTTTACAAGGACACCGTATCCCTATTGATGCCAAACTCAGCTCAGGTTGGGGGTCCGTGAGTCTACCGGGCGATGCGAACCCCCTGGATAATCGGTTTTTCTTTGTCTTTTCAGAACCGCCAGTCCGAAAAGCAGTTGTCGTCAGTGATGATAAAAGGATCGGCGAAGCGTTCCGTCGGGCACTCGCTGTTCCGCTGGATGCCCGACTGCAACACAACGCAGATGTGATTCCCGTGAACCGAGTCGCGGAAATCGACTGGGAAAATACCGGATTGCTGATTTGGCAAGGCCCACTACCAAGCGGGTTGGTAGCGGAACAGATCGCGCATTTCGTCAACAGCGGACGTGTAGTTATGTTCTTTCCACCGGCGCAGAACGCTGGTGAACAACTATTCGACTCACACTGGAGCGACTGGCAGTCCTCTGATGGTGGACAGGTTTCCAAAGTCGCATGGTGGCGCGGCGATGCCGATCTACTGGCACATGTGGAGAGCGGAGATGCCTTGCCTTTGAACGGACTCCGCACCTATCGCTACCGAACCCTTGAGGGTACTGGAACGCCGTTAGCAAGGTTTGGCAACGATGCCCCCCTACTAACCCGTGTGTCTACTGATCACGGCGCAATCTATTTCTGCAGCACGCTGCCTACAGCACAATTCTCTTCCCTCGAACGCGACGGTATAGTGTTTTATGTCATGCTACAGCGGGCGTTGACTGAAGGTTGTCTCGCATTGGCTGCCGCGGCACAACGCGATGCTGGCGTTGGTGTGCTTGCAGACCGAGATCAGTGGAAATCAGTGGCTTCCGCAGAGAACACCGTGTCCCTCTCACAACGTGAATTGCATGCTGGCGTTTATCGTGAAGACGAATATTGGGTAGCCGTGAACCGCAGCCAAACTGAGGACAGTGCCAAGGCATCGCCTGTTGAGACGGTGGATGCCCTCTTCGATGGACTGTCGTACCGAAGAATTGATGTTGATGTTGGGGACACATCTGCCTTAGCGAGTGAACTCTGGCGTATCTTCCTCATCGCAATGGCGTTGGCACTCATTTTGGAGGCAGTGCTGAGTTTGCCAAGCAGGAAAACGGAAACCACTCCTTTAATTGATCTCACAGTTGCAGAGGGAAGCACGGAGTAG
- a CDS encoding Gfo/Idh/MocA family oxidoreductase, which produces MPNNYKVAIVGCGGISHMHAGWYVKEPRAILTAIADIDEERAKAYSEQYGVEKQYTDYIEMLETEDIDIVSVCTRPKLHAPIVIEVAKRGVKAILSEKPMAENLGQAREMLETCSQHGVKLAIDHQVRFSAPYAAAKQIIADGQIGELFRIHGICGGGDLKDNATHTVDLMRFIYGDRPVSWVIGQIERIGTPTKYDLHSENFAIGYFKFENNVRGIIESGNDTAPGYHHIYCYGTEGEIELAAPGGPGLRIRNQQSDGAWVTPELPSETDPVQDIIAAIEEDREHRSSGYQGYASLELLMAIYESSRKRQRIHLPLEEMESPLTLMVDDGWV; this is translated from the coding sequence ATGCCTAATAACTATAAAGTTGCAATAGTCGGTTGCGGTGGAATTTCTCACATGCACGCTGGATGGTATGTAAAAGAACCGAGAGCGATACTAACAGCGATTGCCGACATTGATGAAGAACGCGCTAAAGCTTATAGTGAGCAGTACGGCGTTGAAAAGCAGTATACCGATTATATTGAGATGCTCGAAACAGAAGATATTGATATTGTTTCGGTGTGTACGCGCCCGAAACTGCACGCACCGATCGTGATTGAAGTCGCAAAACGGGGCGTGAAAGCAATTCTTTCTGAAAAACCGATGGCGGAAAACCTCGGACAGGCGCGAGAGATGCTTGAGACATGTTCACAGCACGGTGTGAAATTAGCGATTGACCATCAAGTACGGTTTTCCGCGCCGTATGCTGCCGCGAAACAGATAATTGCCGACGGTCAGATTGGTGAACTCTTCCGAATTCACGGCATCTGTGGCGGCGGTGACCTGAAAGACAACGCTACACACACCGTTGATCTGATGCGATTTATTTACGGCGACCGTCCCGTCAGTTGGGTGATAGGTCAAATCGAACGGATCGGCACGCCGACCAAATATGATCTGCACTCCGAGAATTTCGCGATCGGGTATTTCAAATTTGAAAACAATGTCCGGGGTATCATTGAATCTGGTAACGATACCGCCCCCGGTTATCACCATATCTACTGCTACGGGACAGAAGGCGAAATTGAACTGGCTGCGCCGGGTGGACCCGGACTCCGTATCCGCAACCAGCAATCTGATGGAGCATGGGTAACGCCAGAATTGCCATCGGAAACTGATCCCGTACAAGACATAATCGCAGCCATTGAGGAAGACAGAGAACACCGCTCAAGCGGTTATCAGGGATACGCTTCCTTAGAACTCCTTATGGCAATTTATGAATCGTCTCGGAAACGACAGCGGATTCATCTACCCCTTGAAGAGATGGAGTCGCCATTGACATTGATGGTTGATGACGGTTGGGTATAG